In the genome of Vicia villosa cultivar HV-30 ecotype Madison, WI linkage group LG7, Vvil1.0, whole genome shotgun sequence, one region contains:
- the LOC131616996 gene encoding uncharacterized protein LOC131616996 — protein sequence MPEKEDPVLKMALDARRNQKKKNRGTGAAENSASAGSPRVKEDERASKRSRATEGGRHEPSSLGPERGFVLPPCYKDGGYFEKFPLVTSPDEARRIANGGSGSSEALKEAEVAKKTAEDRVKTLETDRTELKRKIDAVLKQKDGEIAAEKKKLADLQLEWAPSADESSDVAALQTRAEFVEKIDSLKISLADMAEVGFERAVRQLRLLNPGLKEDNIGLSSKIVDGALVPESPGSEE from the exons atgccggagaaggaggacCCAGTCTTGAAGATGGCTCTAGATGcaaggaggaatcagaagaagaagaatcggggAACTGGTGCTGCAGAGAACTCGGCCTCAGCAGGTTCTCCTCGGGTGAAGGAGGACGAGAGGGCTTCCAAGAGATCTCGTGCTACCGAGGGGGGACGCCATGAGCCGTCGAGCCTAGGTCCCGAGCGTGGCTTTGTATTGCCTccttgctacaaggatggaggtTATTTTGAGAAGTTTCCCCTGGTTACCTCTCCggatgaagctcgtcggatcG CCAATGGTGGCTCGGGCTCGTCCGAGGCCCTGAAGGAGGCGGAGGTGGCAAAGAAGACTGCCGAGGACAGGGTGAAGACCCTGGAGACTGATCGCACGGAATTGAAGAGAAAGATCGACGCGGTTCTCAAGCAGAAGGACGGGGAGATTGCGGCGGAGAAGAAAAAGCTTGCCGACCTTCAGCTTGagtgggctccctcggctgacgagtcgtCGGATGTGGCCGCTCTGCAGACTAGGGCTGAATTCGTGGAGAAGATAGATAGCCTGAAGATAAGCTTGGCCGACATGGCTGAAGTCGGTTTCGAGCGTGCTGTCCGTCAACTGAGGCTTCTAaaccctggtttgaaggaggataatatcGGGCTTTCTTCGAAGATTGTGGACGGCGCGTTGGTGCCCGAGTCTCCAGGGAGTGAAGAGTAG